A stretch of Prunus dulcis chromosome 6, ALMONDv2, whole genome shotgun sequence DNA encodes these proteins:
- the LOC117631847 gene encoding uncharacterized protein LOC117631847: protein MRDKVSCFSENAVNISHPSCSSYANTACVSPKLTPSVQNAVSCVYKITLSTKKQFLVTVSWCKNHYAQGLTIKFGDDPTACFKLNMNSRLFRKKKGTKVLESDNSKMEIFWDLSKAKYDTSGPEPVDAFYILVMVDSEIGLILGDMAEEAVAKKFKTSATPVAKVSLVSRQEHCSGNDIYSTKAQFSDTGIVHDILIRCSGENDGLKHPVLSVSIDTKTVIRVKRLQWNFRGNQTIFLDGLVVDLMWDVHNWFFNPSSRYAVFMFRTRSGMDSRLWLEEKLVQKEQDRVEFSLLIYACKSS, encoded by the coding sequence ATGAGAGAcaaagtttcttgtttcagtGAAAATGCAGTAAATATTTCTCATCCTTCATGTTCTAGCTATGCAAACACTGCTTGTGTTTCTCCAAAGTTAACTCCTTCTGTCCAAAATGCAGTCTCATGTGTCTACAAAATCACTCTCTCCACTAAAAAGCAGTTCTTGGTCACAGTCTCCTGGTGCAAAAACCACTATGCACAGGGCTTAACCATTAAGTTTGGTGATGATCCAACAGCATGCTTCAAATTGAACATGAATTCGCGTCTGTTCCGGAAGAAGAAAGGCACCAAAGTCCTCGAATCGGATAATTCGAAGATGGAAATCTTTTGGGATCTGTCCAAAGCTAAGTATGATACTAGTGGTCCCGAACCAGTTGATGCTTTTTATATCCTGGTCATGGTTGACTCAGAAATAGGCCTAATTCTAGGTGACATGGCTGAAGAAGCTGTAGCCAAGAAGTTCAAGACTAGTGCAACCCCTGTTGCTAAGGTTTCTTTGGTTTCAAGGCAAGAGCATTGTTCAGGAAATGACATTTATTCCACCAAGGCTCAATTCAGTGACACAGGCATTGTACATGACATTTTGATCAGATGCAGTGGAGAAAATGATGGCTTAAAGCATCCGGTTTTATCAGTTTCCATCGACACAAAGACGGTCATTCGCGTAAAGAGGCTGCAGTGGAATTTTAGAGGCAATCAGACAATTTTTTTAGATGGGTTGGTGGTTGATCTGATGTGGGATGTTCATAACTGGTTCTTCAATCCTTCATCAAGGTATGCAGTGTTCATGTTCAGAACAAGAAGTGGAATGGATAGCAGGCTGTGGTTGGAAGAGAAGTTGGTGCAGAAGGAGCAGGACAGAGTTGAATTCTCCTTGTTGATCTATGCCTGTAAGAGCTCATAA